Proteins from a genomic interval of Arachis hypogaea cultivar Tifrunner chromosome 10, arahy.Tifrunner.gnm2.J5K5, whole genome shotgun sequence:
- the LOC112714454 gene encoding shaggy-related protein kinase eta isoform X1 — translation MFLTLMEMSTSVVNGNDSLTGHIISTTIGGKNGEPKQTISYMAERVVGTGSFGIVFQAKCLETGEAVAIKKVLQDRRYKNRELQLMRVMNHPNVISLKHCFFSTTSTDELFLNLVMEYVPESMYRVLKHYSNANQRMPIIYVKLYMYQIFRGLAYIHTVPRVCHRDLKPQNILVDPLTHQVKLCDFGSAKVLVKGEANISYICSRFYRAPELIFGATEYTTSIDIWSAGCVLAELLLGQPLFPGENAVDQLVHIIQVLGTPTREEVRCMNPNYNDFRFPQIKAHPWHKIFHKKMPPEAIDLASRLLQYSPSLRCTALEACAHPFFDELREPNARLPNGRPFPPLFDFKQELSGASPELINKLIPDHLKRQIGLQFSPMEGS, via the exons ATGTTTCTTACATTGATG GAGATGTCTACCTCTGTTGTCAACGGGAATGATTCTCTCACTGGACACATCATATCTACAACTATTGGAGGCAAAAATGGCGAGCCCAAACAG ACTATTAGCTACATGGCCGAGCGTGTTGTAGGAACTGGATCATTTGGAATTGTTTTCCAG GCGAAATGCTTGGAAACTGGAGAGGCAGTGGCCATTAAGAAGGTTTTGCAAGACCGAAGATACAAGAATCGTGAGCTACAGCTAATGCGTGTGATGAATCATCCAAATGTGATCTCCCTGAAGCATTGTTTCTTTTCCACCACAAGTACAGATGAACTTTTTCTTAATTTGGTGATGGAATATGTTCCAGAATCCATGTATCGGGTCTTAAAGCATTATAGTAATGCTAATCAAAGAATGCCCATTATCTATGTAAAACTTTACATGTACCAG ATTTTCAGGGGCTTGGCTTATATACACACGGTTCCTCGAGTTTGCCACAGAGATTTGAAGCCTCAAAATATACTG GTTGATCCTCTTACCCACCAAGTTAAGCTATGTGATTTTGGAAGTGCAAAAGTGCTA GTGAAAGGTGAAGCTAACATATCATACATATGCTCACGTTTCTATCGAGCTCCAGAGCTTATATTTGGTGCCACAGAGTATACTACTTCAATTGATATTTGGTCAGCTGGCTGTGTCCTTGCTGAACTGCTTTTGGGTCAG CCACTATTCCCAGGTGAAAATGCAGTGGACCAGCTTGTACATATTATACAG GTGCTTGGCACACCCACTCGAGAGGAAGTACGTTGTATGAACCCAAATTACAATGACTTCAGGTTTCCACAGATCAAAGCACATCCATGGCACAAG ATATTCCACAAAAAGATGCCTCCGGAAGCTATAGATCTTGCCTCCCGGCTTTTGCAGTATTCCCCTAGTCTCCGGTGCACTGCG CTAGAAGCATGTGCACATCCTTTCTTTGATGAACTCCGAGAACCTAACGCCCGCCTGCCAAATGGTCGCCCATTCCCACCTCTATTTGACTTCAAACAGGAA CTGTCTGGGGCGTCTCCAGAGCTCATCAATAAGTTGATACCGGATCACTTGAAGCGGCAAATAGGGCTACAGTTTTCTCCCATGGAAGGATCTTGA
- the LOC112714454 gene encoding shaggy-related protein kinase eta isoform X2 produces MAEDKEMSTSVVNGNDSLTGHIISTTIGGKNGEPKQTISYMAERVVGTGSFGIVFQAKCLETGEAVAIKKVLQDRRYKNRELQLMRVMNHPNVISLKHCFFSTTSTDELFLNLVMEYVPESMYRVLKHYSNANQRMPIIYVKLYMYQIFRGLAYIHTVPRVCHRDLKPQNILVDPLTHQVKLCDFGSAKVLVKGEANISYICSRFYRAPELIFGATEYTTSIDIWSAGCVLAELLLGQPLFPGENAVDQLVHIIQVLGTPTREEVRCMNPNYNDFRFPQIKAHPWHKIFHKKMPPEAIDLASRLLQYSPSLRCTALEACAHPFFDELREPNARLPNGRPFPPLFDFKQELSGASPELINKLIPDHLKRQIGLQFSPMEGS; encoded by the exons atGGCTGAGGATAAG GAGATGTCTACCTCTGTTGTCAACGGGAATGATTCTCTCACTGGACACATCATATCTACAACTATTGGAGGCAAAAATGGCGAGCCCAAACAG ACTATTAGCTACATGGCCGAGCGTGTTGTAGGAACTGGATCATTTGGAATTGTTTTCCAG GCGAAATGCTTGGAAACTGGAGAGGCAGTGGCCATTAAGAAGGTTTTGCAAGACCGAAGATACAAGAATCGTGAGCTACAGCTAATGCGTGTGATGAATCATCCAAATGTGATCTCCCTGAAGCATTGTTTCTTTTCCACCACAAGTACAGATGAACTTTTTCTTAATTTGGTGATGGAATATGTTCCAGAATCCATGTATCGGGTCTTAAAGCATTATAGTAATGCTAATCAAAGAATGCCCATTATCTATGTAAAACTTTACATGTACCAG ATTTTCAGGGGCTTGGCTTATATACACACGGTTCCTCGAGTTTGCCACAGAGATTTGAAGCCTCAAAATATACTG GTTGATCCTCTTACCCACCAAGTTAAGCTATGTGATTTTGGAAGTGCAAAAGTGCTA GTGAAAGGTGAAGCTAACATATCATACATATGCTCACGTTTCTATCGAGCTCCAGAGCTTATATTTGGTGCCACAGAGTATACTACTTCAATTGATATTTGGTCAGCTGGCTGTGTCCTTGCTGAACTGCTTTTGGGTCAG CCACTATTCCCAGGTGAAAATGCAGTGGACCAGCTTGTACATATTATACAG GTGCTTGGCACACCCACTCGAGAGGAAGTACGTTGTATGAACCCAAATTACAATGACTTCAGGTTTCCACAGATCAAAGCACATCCATGGCACAAG ATATTCCACAAAAAGATGCCTCCGGAAGCTATAGATCTTGCCTCCCGGCTTTTGCAGTATTCCCCTAGTCTCCGGTGCACTGCG CTAGAAGCATGTGCACATCCTTTCTTTGATGAACTCCGAGAACCTAACGCCCGCCTGCCAAATGGTCGCCCATTCCCACCTCTATTTGACTTCAAACAGGAA CTGTCTGGGGCGTCTCCAGAGCTCATCAATAAGTTGATACCGGATCACTTGAAGCGGCAAATAGGGCTACAGTTTTCTCCCATGGAAGGATCTTGA
- the LOC112714456 gene encoding O-fucosyltransferase 8 isoform X2: MELEGLQEGVPTPQRWLSLVGSSCSYCWDSCAVRGIYVGKKHLWLQKHIKTIVVVLGLLGCLFLIDSFFISFFEFENPQPTTSSNNSSAFLQVKDSNIHMKQSPIQMYDRLLNMAGSALAEKEFKQEPSNLWAEPYQQASLWKPCADKNVKHNPGNIVKSNGYISVSANGGLNQQRVAICNAVAVASLLNATLVMPKFLYSNVWKDPSQFGDIYQEDYFMNILKDDIRIVKELPPHMKSKDSNAVGSQITDADLPKEATSADYIKIVLPILLKNGFVHFLGYGNRLGFDPLPFDIQRLRCKCNFHALKFTQKIQQAGSLLIKRIRKYSTPPSMLDTQLLGKFIEKKESHEYARGTTKYLALHLRFEIDMVAYSLCEFGGGENERKELQAYRESHFPLLLQRLKNSTFISAADLRKLGRCPLTPEEAGLVLAGLGFKRSTYIYLASSQIYGGTSRMNPFIRLYPNVITKENLLTPTELAPFKNFSSQLAALDFIACASADVFAMTDSGSQLSSLVSGLRTYYGSGHAPTLRPNKKRLSSILSEDGTIGWNNFKGRIKKMIQEAQKLGTKGYGKSIYRHPRCQECMCKLH; encoded by the exons ATGGAATTGGAAGGCTTGCAGGAAGGTGTACCTACACCCCAGCGCTGGTTGAGTTTGGTAGGAAGTAGCTGTTCTTATTGTTGGGATTCTTGTGCTGTAAG GGGAATCTATGTTGGAAAAAAGCACCTGTGGCTACAAAAGCACATCAAGaccattgttgttgttcttggaTTGTTGGGTTGTCTCTTCCTCATTGATTCCTTTTTCATCTCTTTCTTTGAGTTTGAAAATCCTCAACCCACTACATCATCAAATAATTCAAGTGCGTTTCTTCAG GTTAAAGATTCCAACATCCACATGAAGCAATCGCCAATTCAAATGTATGATCGGCTTCTAAACATGGCTGGCAGTGCTCTTGCTGAG AAAGAGTTCAAGCAAGAGCCGTCCAATTTATGGGCTGAACCATATCAGCAGGCATCTTTATGGAAACCATGTGCAGATAAAAATGTTAAACATAATCCAG GGAACATTGTGAAAAGTAATGGCTACATATCAGTAAGTGCAAATGGTGGCCTTAATCAACAACGAGTTGCT ATTTGCAATGCTGTTGCTGTGGCATCACTCCTTAATGCGACTCTAGTCATGCCAAAGTTTCTCTATAGCAATGTATGGAAGGATCCAAG CCAGTTTGGTGACATATACCAGGAAGACTATTTTATGAATATTCTGAAGGATGATATCAGAATAGTAAAGGAACTTCCACCTCATATGAAATCAAAAGATTCAAATGCTGTTGGTAGCCAG ATTACAGATGCAGATCTTCCAAAAGAGGCTACTTCTGCTGACTATATCAAAATTGTCCTTCCTATTCTATTAAAAAATGGATTTGTTCACTTCCTAGGATATGGAAACAGACTTGGTTTTGATCCATTGCCTTTTGATATTCAG AGGTTAAGATGCAAATGCAATTTTCATGCTTTGAAATTTACACAAAAAATTCAGCAAGCTGGGTCACTATTAATCAAAAGGATCAGAAAATATAGTACTCCACCAAGTATGCTAGACACTCAGTTGCTGGGGAAGTTCATTGAGAAGAAGGAGAGCCATGAATATGCTAGAGGCACAACCAAATACCTTGCTTTGCACTTGAGATTTGAAATAGATATGGTAGCCTATTCACTTTGTGAATTTGGAGGTGGTGAAAATGAGAGAAAAGAACTTCAAGCTTACAGAGAAAGCCATTTTCCTCTGCTCCTTCAGCGCTTGAAGAATTCGAC CTTTATTTCCGCGGCGGATTTGAGAAAATTGGGAAGATGTCCATTGACCCCAGAAGAAGCAGGTCTTGTTCTAGCAGGTCTTGGTTTCAAACGTAGTACATACATTTATTTGGCTAGTTCACAAATTTACGGAGGAACATCAAGAATGAATCCATTCATTAGACTTTATCCCAATGTGATCACAAAAGAGAATCTGCTCACACCTACTGAACTAGcaccttttaaaaatttttcttctcaG CTGGCTGCATTGGATTTCATTGCATGTGCAAGTGCTGATGTGTTTGCTATGACCGACTCTGGTAGCCAACTTTCATCATTGGTGTCTGGACTAAGAACCTACTATGGCAGCGGCCACGCTCCTACATTACGGCCAAACAAGAAGAGATTATCGTCAATTTTATCTGAGGATGGGACCATAGGATGGAATAATTTTAAAGGTAGAATAAAGAAGATGATCCAAGAAGCTCAGAAGCTTGGAACAAAGGGTTATGGCAAAAGCATTTATAGACATCCTAGGTGCCAAGAGTGTATGTGTAAACTCCACTAG
- the LOC112714456 gene encoding O-fucosyltransferase 8 isoform X1, translated as MKDHKIISSCDILPSWKRVKKTLLLHHYGLRSDSSKYNYYSCRGIYVGKKHLWLQKHIKTIVVVLGLLGCLFLIDSFFISFFEFENPQPTTSSNNSSAFLQVKDSNIHMKQSPIQMYDRLLNMAGSALAEKEFKQEPSNLWAEPYQQASLWKPCADKNVKHNPGNIVKSNGYISVSANGGLNQQRVAICNAVAVASLLNATLVMPKFLYSNVWKDPSQFGDIYQEDYFMNILKDDIRIVKELPPHMKSKDSNAVGSQITDADLPKEATSADYIKIVLPILLKNGFVHFLGYGNRLGFDPLPFDIQRLRCKCNFHALKFTQKIQQAGSLLIKRIRKYSTPPSMLDTQLLGKFIEKKESHEYARGTTKYLALHLRFEIDMVAYSLCEFGGGENERKELQAYRESHFPLLLQRLKNSTFISAADLRKLGRCPLTPEEAGLVLAGLGFKRSTYIYLASSQIYGGTSRMNPFIRLYPNVITKENLLTPTELAPFKNFSSQLAALDFIACASADVFAMTDSGSQLSSLVSGLRTYYGSGHAPTLRPNKKRLSSILSEDGTIGWNNFKGRIKKMIQEAQKLGTKGYGKSIYRHPRCQECMCKLH; from the exons ATGAAAGATCACAAGATAATAAGCAGTTGTGATATCCTTCCTTCATGGAAGAGGGTGAAAAAAACTTTGTTGCTTCATCATTATGGGCTGAGAAGTGATTCTTCAAAGtataattattattcttgtaGGGGAATCTATGTTGGAAAAAAGCACCTGTGGCTACAAAAGCACATCAAGaccattgttgttgttcttggaTTGTTGGGTTGTCTCTTCCTCATTGATTCCTTTTTCATCTCTTTCTTTGAGTTTGAAAATCCTCAACCCACTACATCATCAAATAATTCAAGTGCGTTTCTTCAG GTTAAAGATTCCAACATCCACATGAAGCAATCGCCAATTCAAATGTATGATCGGCTTCTAAACATGGCTGGCAGTGCTCTTGCTGAG AAAGAGTTCAAGCAAGAGCCGTCCAATTTATGGGCTGAACCATATCAGCAGGCATCTTTATGGAAACCATGTGCAGATAAAAATGTTAAACATAATCCAG GGAACATTGTGAAAAGTAATGGCTACATATCAGTAAGTGCAAATGGTGGCCTTAATCAACAACGAGTTGCT ATTTGCAATGCTGTTGCTGTGGCATCACTCCTTAATGCGACTCTAGTCATGCCAAAGTTTCTCTATAGCAATGTATGGAAGGATCCAAG CCAGTTTGGTGACATATACCAGGAAGACTATTTTATGAATATTCTGAAGGATGATATCAGAATAGTAAAGGAACTTCCACCTCATATGAAATCAAAAGATTCAAATGCTGTTGGTAGCCAG ATTACAGATGCAGATCTTCCAAAAGAGGCTACTTCTGCTGACTATATCAAAATTGTCCTTCCTATTCTATTAAAAAATGGATTTGTTCACTTCCTAGGATATGGAAACAGACTTGGTTTTGATCCATTGCCTTTTGATATTCAG AGGTTAAGATGCAAATGCAATTTTCATGCTTTGAAATTTACACAAAAAATTCAGCAAGCTGGGTCACTATTAATCAAAAGGATCAGAAAATATAGTACTCCACCAAGTATGCTAGACACTCAGTTGCTGGGGAAGTTCATTGAGAAGAAGGAGAGCCATGAATATGCTAGAGGCACAACCAAATACCTTGCTTTGCACTTGAGATTTGAAATAGATATGGTAGCCTATTCACTTTGTGAATTTGGAGGTGGTGAAAATGAGAGAAAAGAACTTCAAGCTTACAGAGAAAGCCATTTTCCTCTGCTCCTTCAGCGCTTGAAGAATTCGAC CTTTATTTCCGCGGCGGATTTGAGAAAATTGGGAAGATGTCCATTGACCCCAGAAGAAGCAGGTCTTGTTCTAGCAGGTCTTGGTTTCAAACGTAGTACATACATTTATTTGGCTAGTTCACAAATTTACGGAGGAACATCAAGAATGAATCCATTCATTAGACTTTATCCCAATGTGATCACAAAAGAGAATCTGCTCACACCTACTGAACTAGcaccttttaaaaatttttcttctcaG CTGGCTGCATTGGATTTCATTGCATGTGCAAGTGCTGATGTGTTTGCTATGACCGACTCTGGTAGCCAACTTTCATCATTGGTGTCTGGACTAAGAACCTACTATGGCAGCGGCCACGCTCCTACATTACGGCCAAACAAGAAGAGATTATCGTCAATTTTATCTGAGGATGGGACCATAGGATGGAATAATTTTAAAGGTAGAATAAAGAAGATGATCCAAGAAGCTCAGAAGCTTGGAACAAAGGGTTATGGCAAAAGCATTTATAGACATCCTAGGTGCCAAGAGTGTATGTGTAAACTCCACTAG
- the LOC112714458 gene encoding nucleobase-ascorbate transporter 2, giving the protein MEASKPEEINHPPMDQLQGLEYCIDSNPSWVESIALGFQHYILALGTAVMIPSFLVPLMGGSDDDKVRVVQTLLFVEGINTLLQTLFGTRLPTVVGGSYAYMVPIISIIHDSSLVKIQDPHLRFLNTMRAVQGAMIVASSIQIILGFSQLWAICSRFFSPLGMAPVIALVGFGLFDRGFPVVGHCVEIGIPMLVLFVAFSQYLKSFHTRQIPILERFALLISTTIIWAYAHLLTASGAYKHRPELTQHNCRTDRANLISSAPWIKIPYPLEWGAPTFNVGHAFAMTAAVLVSLIESTGAYKGASRLASATPPPSHVLSRGIGWQGIGILLNGLFGTATGSSVSVENVGLLGSTRVGSRRVIQISAGFMIFFSMLGKFGAFFASIPLPIFAAAHCILFGLVASVGLSFLQFTNMNSLRNLFITGVALFLGLSIPEYFREYTAKALHGPTHTKARWFNDFLNTIFFSSPSVALIIAAFLDNTLDYKDSGKDRGMPWWAKFRSFKGDTRNEEFYTLPFNLNRFFPPS; this is encoded by the exons ATGGAAGCTTCTAAGCCAGAAGAGATAAACCACCCACCAATGGACCAGCTTCAAGGCTTGGAGTACTGTATAGACTCAAACCCATCTTGGG TGGAGTCAATAGCTCTTGGTTTCCAGCATTATATTCTGGCTTTAGGAACTGCTGTCATGATTCCTTCATTCCTTGTGCCTCTGATGGGAGGAAGTGAT GATGATAAAGTTAGGGTGGTTCAGACACTGCTTTTTGTTGAAGGGATTAATACATTGCTACAGACACTCTTTGGAACCCGGTTACCAACAGTGGTaggaggatcttatgcatacatggTCCCCATTATATCTATAATCCATGATTCATCACTTGTGAAGATACAGGACCCTCATTTG AGATTTCTTAACACAATGAGAGCAGTCCAAGGTGCAATGATTGTAGCATCAAGTATACAAATTATTTTGGGTTTTAGTCAATTATGGGCCATTTGTTCTAG GTTTTTCAGTCCACTTGGAATGGCTCCAGTGATTGCATTAGTTGGTTTTGGATTATTTGACCGAGGTTTCCctgtg GTTGGACATTGTGTTGAGATTGGAATTCCCATGTTAGTTCTGTTTGTAGCCTTCTCTCAG TACTTGAAAAGCTTCCATACAAGACAAATACCAATACTAGAGAGGTTTGCACTACTTATATCAACCACCATCATTTGGGCATATGCACATCTCTTAACAGCAAGTGGAGCATACAAACACCGCCCGGAACTAACCCAACATAATTGCAGAACAGACAGAGCCAATCTTATTTCTTCTGCTCCATG GATAAAGATCCCATACCCTCTTGAGTGGGGTGCTCCTACATTCAATGTTGGTCATGCTTTTGCAATGACAGCTGCAGTTTTAGTCTCCTTAATTGAG TCAACTGGGGCAtacaaaggtgcatcaagactgGCAAGTGCAACACCACCTCCTTCACATGTTCTAAGCCGTGGTATTGGCTGGCAGGGAATTGGAATACTGCTAAATGGACTTTTTGGAACAGCAACTGGTTCATCAGTTTCTGT AGAGAATGTGGGACTCCTTGGAAGCACTCGCGTTGGAAGTCGAAGGGTCATTCAAATTTCAGCTGGCTTTATGATATTCTTCTCAATGTTAG GAAAATTTGGAGCTTTCTTTGCATCAATACCCTTACCTATTTTTGCAGCTGCACACTGCATTCTATTTGGTCTTGTAG CTTCTGTGGGACTATCATTTCTGCAGTTCACTAACATGAACTCATTGAGGAACCTCTTTATTACTGGTGTTGCCCTTTTCTTAGGACTTTCCATTCCTGAGTATTTCAGAGAATACACTGCCAAGGCCCTTCATGGACCTACTCATACAAAGGCTAGATGG tTTAATGATTTCCTTAATACTATATTCTTCTCTTCACCAAGTGTTGCATTGATTATTGCTGCATTCTTGGACAACACACTTGATTACAAGGATAGTGGAAAGGATAGAGGAATGCCATGGTGGGCCAAGTTTAGATCATTCAAAGGAGATACCAGGAACGAAGAATTCTACACCCTCCCTTTCAACCTCAACCGGTTTTTCCCTCCATCTTAA